A section of the Streptomyces sp. V3I8 genome encodes:
- the murG gene encoding undecaprenyldiphospho-muramoylpentapeptide beta-N-acetylglucosaminyltransferase, protein MHVVLAGGGTAGHIEPALALADALRRQDPTVGITALGTERGLETRLVPERGYELGLIPAVPLPRKPTPELITVPGRLRGTIKAAEQILERTKADAVVGFGGYVALPGYLAAKRLGVPIVVHEANARPGLANKIGSRYAAQVAVSTPDSKLRGARYIGIPLRRSIAMLDRAAVRPEARAAFGLDPSLPTLLVSGGSQGARRLNEVIQQTAPYLQQAGIQILHAVGPKNELPQVHQMPGMPPYIPVPYVDRMDLAYAAADMMLCRAGAMTVAELSAVGLPAVYVPLPIGNGEQRLNAQPVVKAGGGLLVDDAELTPQWIQGNVLPVLADPHRLFEMSRAASEFGRRDADDLLVGMVYEAIASRR, encoded by the coding sequence GTGCATGTCGTACTCGCCGGCGGGGGGACCGCCGGCCACATCGAGCCCGCGCTCGCCCTCGCGGACGCCCTGCGCAGGCAGGACCCGACCGTGGGGATCACGGCCCTGGGCACGGAGCGCGGACTCGAGACCCGACTCGTGCCGGAGCGGGGCTACGAACTCGGGCTGATCCCCGCGGTGCCGCTGCCGCGCAAGCCCACCCCGGAGCTGATCACCGTCCCCGGACGGCTGCGCGGCACGATCAAGGCGGCCGAGCAGATCCTGGAGCGCACCAAGGCGGACGCGGTCGTGGGCTTCGGCGGTTACGTCGCCCTGCCCGGCTACCTGGCCGCCAAGCGCCTCGGTGTGCCGATCGTCGTCCACGAGGCCAACGCCCGGCCAGGCCTCGCCAACAAGATCGGCTCGCGGTACGCGGCCCAGGTCGCCGTCTCCACGCCGGACAGCAAGCTGCGGGGCGCCCGCTACATCGGCATCCCGCTGCGCCGCTCGATCGCGATGCTCGACCGGGCCGCCGTCCGCCCCGAGGCCCGCGCCGCCTTCGGGCTCGACCCCTCCCTGCCGACCCTGCTGGTCTCCGGCGGTTCGCAGGGCGCCCGCCGCCTCAACGAGGTGATCCAGCAGACCGCCCCGTACCTCCAGCAGGCCGGTATCCAGATCCTGCACGCGGTCGGCCCGAAGAACGAACTGCCGCAGGTCCACCAGATGCCGGGGATGCCCCCCTACATCCCGGTACCGTACGTGGACCGGATGGACCTCGCGTACGCCGCGGCCGACATGATGCTCTGCCGCGCGGGCGCGATGACCGTCGCCGAACTCTCCGCCGTCGGGCTCCCCGCCGTCTACGTCCCGCTGCCCATCGGCAACGGCGAACAGCGGCTGAACGCCCAGCCGGTGGTCAAGGCCGGCGGCGGACTGCTGGTCGACGACGCGGAACTGACACCGCAGTGGATCCAGGGCAACGTCCTGCCCGTGCTCGCCGATCCGCACCGGCTGTTCGAGATGTCCCGCGCCGCCTCCGAGTTCGGCCGCCGGGACGCCGACGACCTGCTCGTCGGGATGGTGTACGAGGCGATCGCGTCACGCCGCTAG